Within the Macaca nemestrina isolate mMacNem1 chromosome 5, mMacNem.hap1, whole genome shotgun sequence genome, the region CTCCAAATTATGAGGGGCTTCCTCCACACGTTGCCCCACTTGCCAGCCTCAGGAATCTTTCTTGGTCAGTCTGGCCTTGACTTTGTGCCTCAGAAGGGCTGCGGTGGCAGCACTGCAGGCAGccagaaagaagaaggagaggcAGGCCATGTGGACAGACAGGGGTCCATGGCGCTGCAGGAAGATCTCCTGCCGCCCCTGGTAGTCCAGGAGGATGGCCTCCAGCTGAGAGAGTGTGCAGATGGACAGAAAGGCATGGAAGATCTGATGCCCATGGCCTACGATGTCACAGGAACCCGGGAAGTACTTCTCAGGCACCGGGCAGGAGAAGAAATAAGCGCTAACCAGGAAGAAGAGGATCTGGAGGGTGTGGTACCAGGCTGCTTGCTCCTGGCAGCCAGCCAGGTGGCAGAGCGCCACACGGTGTGCCACAGGGCTGATGTCTAGGATGAAGGCCAGCCCTGCCGGCACCACTTGACAGATCTTCCTCATGACTGGGTAAGGCCTCCGGTAACGATATTTGGCATAGCAACAGCCAGCACAAGATAACCAGCCACAGAAGGCAGCTGCTGGCAAGAAGAAAAGCCAGAACCGCTCATACCAGGCCTGGTCAGAGCTGTAGAAGAAATGAGCCAAAGCACTGCCATATTGGTAAACGCTCACGCCAACATAGTCCACAAAGTAGAAGGTGTAGTGGGAGAGCTCTGACTTGGACTGCAGCAGGTGGGCCAGAAGGCTGCAGGTGAGGTAAGTGATTGACGACAGGATAAAAAGGAGCAGGGGCAGGGAGTGGGTAGACGCCCATGGCAAGGC harbors:
- the LOC105490865 gene encoding membrane progestin receptor beta gives rise to the protein MTTAILERLSTLSVSGQQLRRLPKILEDGLPKMPCTVPETDVPQLFREPYIRTGYRPTGHEWRYYFFSLFQKHNEVVNVWTHLLAALAVLLRFWAFAEAEALPWASTHSLPLLLFILSSITYLTCSLLAHLLQSKSELSHYTFYFVDYVGVSVYQYGSALAHFFYSSDQAWYERFWLFFLPAAAFCGWLSCAGCCYAKYRYRRPYPVMRKICQVVPAGLAFILDISPVAHRVALCHLAGCQEQAAWYHTLQILFFLVSAYFFSCPVPEKYFPGSCDIVGHGHQIFHAFLSICTLSQLEAILLDYQGRQEIFLQRHGPLSVHMACLSFFFLAACSAATAALLRHKVKARLTKKDS